The genomic DNA CCAGGGCCGTTCCCGTCGGGGATGGGTGATGGAGCCGGTGGAGCAGACCACCAGCCGCGGCACAAAAATGCCTGCTTATCGCATTCGCTGGCGTGACAGTGAGCGCCCTGAAATCGTGCTGCAGCACATGCTGATCGCCGATCCGGATCCCACACCTCCGCCCGACGGTGTCAGCCTGGAGCCCCCAGCGCCCAAGGCTTGATCTAACTCAGCCCAGCATCGCGGCGCAGCTGTTCAAGCTCCTGTTCCGCCTCAAACAACGCCCAGTCCTTCTCAAGTGTTGAGGGGCTGGGCGTTTGCTTTTGCTGGTGAAGCTCCTGCAGCAGTCCCTCCACCTCGTTGAAGCGGCGTCCCAGATCCTCCAGGTCAGCCCAGAGGGCACGGCCTTGGTTCATCAGGCTGGTGAGGTGTTGTTCGGCTCGCCCGGCTAGATCGGCTGCGTCGGCTGCCCTGGCACGCTCCACCCGGCTGCGCCAGGCCCGTACGTCCTCGGCCAGCCTCAGTAGCTGTTGGCGTTGCTGCTTCGCTTCGCCCTGCAGCTGATGGCGTTGCCGTTGCAGGGCACCAGCCCGGTCCTTCAGGTGCTGCTCGCTGAACAGGTGCTCCTGGACGGGGGAGTTGCGCAGAAAGGCGGAGAGCCTGGCGTCCAGCTCCCGCTCCAATTGCTCCAGCCAGCTGCTCATGCCTCACCTGGGGTGGTGATCACCGGTTTTTCGATCTCTTTCTCCAGGGGCTCGATCGCGGCTGTTTTGGAGTTGAGGATCATCTGGGTGAGTTGCGCTGCTTTCACTTCTCCAACTTCACCTTCTAGTTCCCCCAGGCGATCGAAGGCCGCCATGTACACCGCTTCCAGGTCTTGAATCAGCTGCTCACGCTGTCGCTTGATGGCCTGACGCCGTTCGTCTGTCTTCATACCGCCTGAGCTCCTGGGCTCCGTCTGTGGGATAAGTCTGTGGGCTTAGTTTGCCGACAAAAGCAGATGCAGAGCGATCTGCTGGTGCGGATCGCTCCAGGTGCGTTCAATCCGCCAGCCGGCCTGAACCGCAAGATCGCCCGCGGCGTCTGGGGAGTATTTGACGCTGTGTTCGGTGATCCAGGCTTCGCCCTGGCGAAAGAACCAGGTCTCACCGCCTAGGTGCACAGACTGGTCTTGCGTGCTCACCAGAGCCATTTCAATGCGCTGCTGCTGCGCTTGCCAGCGGGCCCGGTAGCGGAATTGCTGGGGATCGGCATCGCCCTGAAGGTCTCGGTTGAGCCGCAGCAGCAGGTTGCGGGCGAAGGCGGCGGAGACGCCGGCGGCATCGTCGTAGGCGGCCTCCATCAGGGCCGGCTCGCGCGGTTGATCCAGCCCCAGAAGCAGTGGTCCGCCGGCCAGCAACTGCCGGGCGTTGTGAAGGAACTGAACAGCCTCCTCCGGGGTGAAGTTGCCCAGGGAGCTGCCGGGGAAGAAGCCGATGCGCCGTTGTCCCTCCAGGGCGGGATGTTGAGGCAGCTGCACCAGGCGGGTGTGGTCACAGCAGATGCCCACCATGGCGGTGTTGGGATGTCGGGTGGCGAGCCCGGAGAGAGCTTCTTCCAGAGCACTAAAACTGATGTCCAACGCAGCGAAGACGCTGCTGTTGAGGGCCGTGAGCAGCGGATCGACTTTGCGGGCGTTGCCAATGCCGAATTCCACCACCAGCCCGGGGCCCGTGGCGGCAGCGATGGCGGGTGCGTTGTCTTCCAACAGTGCGATTTCCCGTTGGGTGAGGGTGTATTCCGGTTGCCGACAGATCTCGGCGAACAGCCGTGATCCTTCGGCGTCGTAAAGCAGCCAGGCCGGCAGCTGGCGAGGGCTGCGCAGCAAGCCATCTCTCACCAGGCGCTGAAGGTCCGCAGGAGCTGGGTGGAGGTTGAGCAGGGTGATGCTCATCGGGCCAGACGGATGCCAGCGGCCATCCAGCGGCTCGCTGGCGCAAAGAAGTTGCGGTAGCTGTCGCGTTCGTGGCTCGGGGGTGTGAGCCAACTGCTTCCGCGGAGCACCATCTGGGAGCTCATGAATTTGCCGTTGTATTCGCCGATAGCCCCCTCCACCGGCCGAAACCCGGGATAGGGGCTGTAGGCACTGGCGGTCCACTGCCACAGCACCCGGTGGGCGTGCTGCATGGCGCTGCCATGCAGACCAGAGGCGTGCTCCCATTCCGCTTCGGTGGGGAGCCGGGCTCCATTCCAGCGGGCATAGGCATCCGCCTCGAACCAGCTGAGATGCCGCACCGGTGCCTTGGGGTTGCGCCGGCGACGGCCCGCCAGGGTGAATTCCTCGTTGTCTTCCCGCCAGTAGCGCGGCGCCAGCCACTGGTGCTGTTGCACCAGCGACCAGCCTTCACTCATCCACAGCTCGGGGCGTTGATAACCCCCGTCAGCGATGAAGGCGGCGTAGGCGGCGTTACTCACAAGGCTGCTGTTCAGCTCAAACGGCTCCAGCCACACCCGGTGGCGCGGTGTCTCATTGTCGAAGTGGAACCCGTCGCTCCGGTGGCCGATCTCCGTCAACCCGCCAGGGCAGGCCAGCCACTGCTCCTCCTCCAGGGTCAGGGTCAGCTCAGCCTCAGGGTTGTAGACGGGTTCCAACGGCTGGCGGTTGAACCCGTCCAGGAGGTCCATCAGCAGCAGTTCCTGGTGCTGCTGTTCGTGCTGCAGGCCGAGCTGAACCAGGGTTGTGCCCCCTTCGGGAGGATCCATCAGCAGCGCCTCAAGCTCGGCATCCACCCTTTTGCGCCAGGCCAGAACGTCTGTGATGGATGGGCGGCTCAGCAGGCCCCTTTGCGGCCGGGGATGACGCGCTCCGATGGTCTCGTAATAGGAGTTGAACTGATAACTCCACACCGGGTCGCAGGCCTGGTGTCCAGGTGCGTGGGGCTGCAGCACGAAGGTGTCGAAGAACCAGGTTGAGTGGCCTAGATGCCATTTGGGTGGGCTGGCATCGGCCATCCCTTGGAGCATCAGATCTTCCGGTTCCAGAGGTTCGATCAGTGCTTCGCTGCGGCGCCGCACCGCCAGCAGAGTCTCCAGCAGCACAGGCCTTATCAATCCTGTTCGGACCCTAGGGGGTGCTGGAAACCATCGGTACCATCAGCCCATTGAAGCGGCTGAATCCCTTGAGAGGTTCCGGCACGGTGCTGGTGGAGCGATATCGCCTGGAGGAACGGCTGAGTGGACCCGATTCGGTACAGGGTTCCCTGTGGCGTGCCATAGATGTGATGGCGGGTGATCTGCCGGTGGCCATGCGCCAACTGGAGACCCCTGCAGCCCAGCAGAGGCTGCTTGGGGTTTGGCCTCAATTGCAGACGCTGTTGCATCCCCAGTTGCCCCGCTGCGGTGAGTTTTTCGAGCTGGATGGTGCGCTGTGGCTCGTGCGTGATTGGCAGGACGGCATCGCTTACGAAGTGCTGCTGCGTCAAAAGCGGTTCAGTGCGGATGAGGTGCTGCTGTTGCTGCGCCAAGTCCTGCCGGTGCTGTCGGTGTTGCATGGCAGTGGTCTGGTGCACGGTGATCTGAATCCCCGCCATCTGCTGCGCCGCAGCAGCGACGGCCTTCCTGTGTTGCTGGAGGGTGGCCGGCTGCAGCGGTACGGCGTCACACCGATAGATGCTCCCTGGAGTGATCTGCACGACCTGGGGGTCACCGCCCTGGGGCTGCTCAGCGGTACGGCTCACCATGGCGGCGGCTTGCCGGAGCACCTAGAGGTGGACTCAGGATTCCGTCAGGTGCTGGAGCGCCTGCTCTCTGCGGCACCGGAGCGCCGTTTTGACGAGGCCGCTGAGGTTCTGAGGGCTCTGGAGTCGGTGGTTTTGCCCGCGTCCACAACAGAGCTGGCCGTACCGGCGCGAACCCGGCGGGCGTCGGCTCGCGAGCAGGGTGCGGAAGGTCTTCTCTGGCCCGTGGTGATCGCCCTTGGGCTATCGGCGCTGGCGGGTTCTGCCATCGGTTGGTTTCTCCTCCCACGCAGCTCACCCGCAGACACTGCACCCGATCATGCGGCTCAGCAGCCTGCCGTCAGTTTGCCGCCAGAGGAGCTTGATCAACGCCAGCAGCTGTTCACCCGGCTGCGGGCGCTTCAGGTGGATCGTGGATGGTTCATCAATCTGGTGGATGCCAGCCAGCTCAGCTCGGAATCGCTGGAGGATGCGAGGCTGCGAAGGGTCTGGACCCAGCTGGCGGAGGAGTGGCTGGCACGGATCGAGCAGCTGCCGCCGGCGATTCGGGCAGAGTTGGGGCGTCTCAGGGCAGGGGACTGGCAGCAGCCTCGTGAGGCGCTGTTGAAACAGGGCGTTCATCCGATGGTGGTGGAGCATCTTGTGAGTGCTGGCGCCCAGGATCATCTGCCGGTAACCATGCGGGGCCGCAAACCCGCTGAACCCTTTCGTCAGCTCTGGATTGCGGCGGCGATGCAGAGCCTTGATGACGTCGAGATCGTGAGGCTCAAGGCGCGCCCCCTGAAACCCACCAAAACCTCTTTGCGTATTCCTGCCGGTGGTGCGCGTTTGGTGCTTGTAGAGGTTCCGGCAGGTGATGACCTGGCCTTGGACATCGATGGCACACCGCTGATGCAGATGATGGTGTTTGGTGCCAATGGAATGGTCGTGGAGCAGCTGCACCCTCTGCGGGTGGTCCGGATTGCGGCGGCGGCGGGCTCGCCCTTGCAGGTGTTGGTCACCAACGAGGGGGTCTCTTCCGGTGTGTTCACCCTGTCCTGCCGGGCAGACCCGCTCAATCAGTAGCGAGCTATCGCTGCCTTCACCTCTTTCTTGGATTGCTTTTCCTTTTCTGCGGCCCGCTTGTCGTGCAACTTTCGGCCTTTGCCCAACCCGATGGTGAGCTTGATCCATGAACCCTTGAGCTGGAGGCTCAGCGGGATCAGTGTCAGCCCTTTCTGATCCACCAGACCGCGAAACTTATCGATCTCGCGGCGGTGGGCCAGCAGTTTGCGGGTGCGCAGCGGGTCGTGGTTGAAGTAGCTACCGGCGTGGGTGTGGGGTGAGATGTGCACGTTGTGCAACTGCAGTTCCCCATTGCGAATGAGGCAGAAGCCATCGCGCAGGTTGGCTTTGCCGTTACGGATCGACTTCACCTCGGTTCCCACCAGCTCGATGCCGGTTTCTAGGGTTTCGAGGATCTCGTATTGATGCCGGGCCTGACGGTTGTCCGCCAGCATCCGATTGGCTGCGGCCCTCGCTGCGGCTGCGGCTGCTTTTTTTGCTCCTCCCTTGGCCATGGCTGCGGCTGCGTCTACCGACCCTATCCAGGTCTGGGTACCCTGCCCGCATGGCGATTGTCTCCTCCAGCTCCGGTCGCAAGCCACCACGCCGTCCCGAAGCGTTGGTGGACCCCAAGCTGGCCCTTGAAGAGGCGGTGAGTCGGCCGAAAGACAAGTTGCGGCCTCAGCGCCTGGACGACTACATCGGCCAAAGCGAGCTCAAACAAGTGTTGGGGATCGCGGTGGAGGCGTCGCTCGGCCGCGGTGATGCCCTCGATCATGTGCTGCTCTACGGCCCGCCGGGCCTGGGCAAAACAACCATGGCCATGGTGCTGGCCGAAGAAATGGGGGTGCAGTGCAAGGTCACCAGTGCACCAGCCCTAGAACGCCCGCGCGACATTGTTGGCCTGTTGGTCAATCTGCAGCCCCGTGATCTGCTGTTCATTGACGAGATACATCGCCTGAGTCGGGTGGCGGAGGAGTTGCTCTATCCGGCGATGGAAGACCGTCGCCTCGATCTCACTGTGGGCAAGGGCAGCACGGCACGGACCCGTTCACTCGATTTGCCGCCCTTCACCCTGGTGGGAGCCACCACCCGCGCCGGATCGCTGAGCTCCCCGCTGCGGGATCGGTTCGGCTTGATTCAGCGGTTGGAGTTTTACGGCCAGGACGATCTAGAAGCGATCGTGGAGCGCACCGCAGGCTTGATCGGCGTCGCCCTCACGCCGGAGGCCCGGAGCAGCATTGCCGCCTCCTGTCGCGGCACCCCCCGGATCGCCAATCGCTTGCTGCGCCGGGTGCGGGATGTGGCCAGCGTGCGCGGCGGTGGTTGTGGAGCCATTGATCAGGCCCTGGTGGGTGAGGCCCTGAGCCTGCACCGCGTCGACCATCGCGGCCTTGATGCCAGCGATCGGCGCTTGTTGCAGCTGCTGATCGACCACCACGGTGGCGGCCCGGTGGGCCTTGAGACCCTGGCAGCGGCCCTCGGCGATGACCCCGTCACTCTGGAGACCGTGGTGGAACCGTTTTTGCTGCAGCAGGGTTTGCTAATGCGCACCCCCCGCGGCCGGATGGTCACGGATGCGGCCCGTAGTCACCTGGCGGAGGCGGCATGAACAGGATCCTGGTGCTGCTACTGAGCCTGGTGCTGGCACTCCCGGCTCAGGCCCTCGATCTGCAGGGGCTCTACGCGCAGGCATTGACGGCCAGCCGTCAGGGCGATTTCGCGGAGGCGCTGCCCCTGTGGGATCGGTTCCTTGAACAGGCCCCAGAGGATGCGGCTGCTTTGAGCAACCGCGGCAATGTGCGTTTGGCCCTGGGTGATCCTTCCGGGGCCATCGCTGACCAGACGGCCTCGATTGTTCTGGCGCCGGAGGAAAGCGACCCTCGCCTCAACCGGGGCACGGCAGAGGAGGCCCTTCAAGACTGGTCGGCGGCAGCGAACGACTATCTCTGGATCCTGGAGCGCGATCCGCAGGATGCTTCAGCTCTCTACAACCTTGCCAATGTGCGCGGCTCGCAAGGGGATTGGCCTGAGGCCCGAGCGCTTTATGGCCAGGCCGCCCTCGCCCGCCCTGGTTTTGCCATGGCCCGCTCAAGTGAGGCCCTGGCGGCCTGGCAGGCGGGAGATCTTGACTGGGCGGAAGCGGAATTTCGCAAACTTATTCGCAGATATCCCTTGTTTGCTGATGCCCGGGCGGCCCTCAGCGGCCTGCTTTGGCGTGAGGGATCCAGCGGTGAAGCCGAAAGCCACTGGGCCGCGGCTGCAGGGCTGGACCAGCGTTACCGCCAGGCCGACTGGTTGCAGCAGGTGCGCCGCTGGCCACCACAGCCGACGGCGGATCTGATGGCGTTCCTTGCTTTGGAGGCGTCCTGAGATGACCCAGGCGTCGGCCCTTTCCGATCGACTCATCCGAGAGCTGCCTGAGTTGCTTGAGCTGCGCCGGCATCTGCATGCTCACCCCGAACTCAGCGGTGAGGAACACCAGACGGCGGCTCTGGTGGCAGGTGAGTTGCGCCAGTTGGGGTGGCGGGTGCGCGAGGGGGTTGGACGCACGGGCGTGGTGGCCGAATTGGGTCCGGATCACGGCCCCACGGTGGGCTT from Synechococcus sp. MU1643 includes the following:
- a CDS encoding hercynine metabolism protein, which gives rise to MSSWLEQLERELDARLSAFLRNSPVQEHLFSEQHLKDRAGALQRQRHQLQGEAKQQRQQLLRLAEDVRAWRSRVERARAADAADLAGRAEQHLTSLMNQGRALWADLEDLGRRFNEVEGLLQELHQQKQTPSPSTLEKDWALFEAEQELEQLRRDAGLS
- a CDS encoding hercynine metabolism small protein, giving the protein MKTDERRQAIKRQREQLIQDLEAVYMAAFDRLGELEGEVGEVKAAQLTQMILNSKTAAIEPLEKEIEKPVITTPGEA
- the egtD gene encoding L-histidine N(alpha)-methyltransferase is translated as MSITLLNLHPAPADLQRLVRDGLLRSPRQLPAWLLYDAEGSRLFAEICRQPEYTLTQREIALLEDNAPAIAAATGPGLVVEFGIGNARKVDPLLTALNSSVFAALDISFSALEEALSGLATRHPNTAMVGICCDHTRLVQLPQHPALEGQRRIGFFPGSSLGNFTPEEAVQFLHNARQLLAGGPLLLGLDQPREPALMEAAYDDAAGVSAAFARNLLLRLNRDLQGDADPQQFRYRARWQAQQQRIEMALVSTQDQSVHLGGETWFFRQGEAWITEHSVKYSPDAAGDLAVQAGWRIERTWSDPHQQIALHLLLSAN
- the egtB gene encoding ergothioneine biosynthesis protein EgtB, which translates into the protein MLLETLLAVRRRSEALIEPLEPEDLMLQGMADASPPKWHLGHSTWFFDTFVLQPHAPGHQACDPVWSYQFNSYYETIGARHPRPQRGLLSRPSITDVLAWRKRVDAELEALLMDPPEGGTTLVQLGLQHEQQHQELLLMDLLDGFNRQPLEPVYNPEAELTLTLEEEQWLACPGGLTEIGHRSDGFHFDNETPRHRVWLEPFELNSSLVSNAAYAAFIADGGYQRPELWMSEGWSLVQQHQWLAPRYWREDNEEFTLAGRRRRNPKAPVRHLSWFEADAYARWNGARLPTEAEWEHASGLHGSAMQHAHRVLWQWTASAYSPYPGFRPVEGAIGEYNGKFMSSQMVLRGSSWLTPPSHERDSYRNFFAPASRWMAAGIRLAR
- a CDS encoding serine/threonine protein kinase yields the protein MRGSGTVLVERYRLEERLSGPDSVQGSLWRAIDVMAGDLPVAMRQLETPAAQQRLLGVWPQLQTLLHPQLPRCGEFFELDGALWLVRDWQDGIAYEVLLRQKRFSADEVLLLLRQVLPVLSVLHGSGLVHGDLNPRHLLRRSSDGLPVLLEGGRLQRYGVTPIDAPWSDLHDLGVTALGLLSGTAHHGGGLPEHLEVDSGFRQVLERLLSAAPERRFDEAAEVLRALESVVLPASTTELAVPARTRRASAREQGAEGLLWPVVIALGLSALAGSAIGWFLLPRSSPADTAPDHAAQQPAVSLPPEELDQRQQLFTRLRALQVDRGWFINLVDASQLSSESLEDARLRRVWTQLAEEWLARIEQLPPAIRAELGRLRAGDWQQPREALLKQGVHPMVVEHLVSAGAQDHLPVTMRGRKPAEPFRQLWIAAAMQSLDDVEIVRLKARPLKPTKTSLRIPAGGARLVLVEVPAGDDLALDIDGTPLMQMMVFGANGMVVEQLHPLRVVRIAAAAGSPLQVLVTNEGVSSGVFTLSCRADPLNQ
- the smpB gene encoding SsrA-binding protein SmpB, yielding MAKGGAKKAAAAAARAAANRMLADNRQARHQYEILETLETGIELVGTEVKSIRNGKANLRDGFCLIRNGELQLHNVHISPHTHAGSYFNHDPLRTRKLLAHRREIDKFRGLVDQKGLTLIPLSLQLKGSWIKLTIGLGKGRKLHDKRAAEKEKQSKKEVKAAIARY
- the ruvB gene encoding Holliday junction branch migration DNA helicase RuvB; this encodes MAIVSSSSGRKPPRRPEALVDPKLALEEAVSRPKDKLRPQRLDDYIGQSELKQVLGIAVEASLGRGDALDHVLLYGPPGLGKTTMAMVLAEEMGVQCKVTSAPALERPRDIVGLLVNLQPRDLLFIDEIHRLSRVAEELLYPAMEDRRLDLTVGKGSTARTRSLDLPPFTLVGATTRAGSLSSPLRDRFGLIQRLEFYGQDDLEAIVERTAGLIGVALTPEARSSIAASCRGTPRIANRLLRRVRDVASVRGGGCGAIDQALVGEALSLHRVDHRGLDASDRRLLQLLIDHHGGGPVGLETLAAALGDDPVTLETVVEPFLLQQGLLMRTPRGRMVTDAARSHLAEAA
- a CDS encoding tetratricopeptide repeat protein, with the protein product MNRILVLLLSLVLALPAQALDLQGLYAQALTASRQGDFAEALPLWDRFLEQAPEDAAALSNRGNVRLALGDPSGAIADQTASIVLAPEESDPRLNRGTAEEALQDWSAAANDYLWILERDPQDASALYNLANVRGSQGDWPEARALYGQAALARPGFAMARSSEALAAWQAGDLDWAEAEFRKLIRRYPLFADARAALSGLLWREGSSGEAESHWAAAAGLDQRYRQADWLQQVRRWPPQPTADLMAFLALEAS